A portion of the Streptomyces erythrochromogenes genome contains these proteins:
- the mtrA gene encoding two-component system response regulator MtrA, with protein sequence MMSTMKGRVLVVDDDTALAEMLGIVLRGEGFEPSFVADGDKALAAFREAKPDLVLLDLMLPGRDGIEVCRLIRAESGVPIVMLTAKSDTVDVVVGLESGADDYIVKPFKPKELVARIRARLRRSEEPAPEQLAIGDLVIDVAGHSVKRDGASIALTPLEFDLLVALARKPWQVFTREVLLEQVWGYRHAADTRLVNVHVQRLRSKVEKDPERPEIVVTVRGVGYKAGPS encoded by the coding sequence ATGATGTCAACCATGAAGGGACGCGTCCTCGTCGTCGACGACGACACCGCGCTGGCCGAGATGCTCGGCATTGTGCTGCGGGGAGAAGGTTTTGAGCCGTCGTTCGTAGCGGACGGTGACAAGGCGCTGGCCGCCTTCCGGGAGGCGAAGCCCGATCTGGTCCTGCTGGACCTCATGCTGCCCGGACGGGACGGCATAGAGGTGTGCAGGCTGATCAGGGCCGAGTCCGGCGTGCCGATCGTCATGCTCACCGCCAAGAGCGACACGGTGGACGTGGTCGTGGGCCTCGAGTCCGGGGCCGACGACTACATCGTCAAGCCGTTCAAGCCGAAGGAGCTGGTGGCCCGTATCCGAGCCCGTCTGCGCCGGTCGGAGGAGCCCGCGCCCGAGCAGCTGGCCATCGGTGACCTGGTCATCGACGTGGCCGGGCACTCGGTCAAGCGCGACGGCGCCTCGATCGCCCTGACCCCGCTCGAGTTCGACCTGCTGGTCGCGCTCGCGCGCAAGCCCTGGCAGGTGTTCACCCGCGAGGTGCTGCTGGAGCAGGTCTGGGGCTACCGGCACGCGGCGGACACCCGCCTGGTCAACGTGCATGTGCAGCGTCTGCGCTCGAAGGTCGAGAAGGACCCGGAGCGCCCCGAGATCGTCGTGACGGTGCGCGGTGTCGGCTACAAGGCCGGACCCAGCTGA
- the mtrB gene encoding MtrAB system histidine kinase MtrB, whose translation MLRLFVRLVRRPLLPAVRLWRRNIQLRVVAATLLISLSVVLALGFVVIAQVSKGLLDAKEEAAQSQAAGGFAVAQEKANTPATVDGPDATDNKVGRDASTWMNSLVKQLASGGQTAFEVAALGAGTGEQSQPGAQGVRGARASGNVDPTASVPISLRRAVNHATGTFKTFSEIRYTSGADKKEPEPALVVGKRLTDINGDPYDLYYLFPLTQEEESLNLIKVTIVTAGLFVVVLLCGIAWLVVRQVVTPVRMAAGIAERLSAGRLQERMKVTGEDDIARLGEAFNKMAQNLQSKIQQLEELSRMQRRFVSDVSHELRTPLTTVRMAADVIHDARVDFDPVTARSAELLAGQLDRFESLLADLLEISRFDAGAAALEAEPIDLREVVRRVIDGAEPLAEHKGTRIRVLGDSQPVIAEADSRRVERVLRNLVVNAVEHGEGRDVVVRLASAGGAVAVAVRDYGVGLKPGEATRVFNRFWRADPARARTTGGTGLGLSIAVEDARLHGGWLQAWGEPGGGSQFRLTLPRTADEPLRGSPIPLEPEDSRANRARAAADAAASDTGAERPAADAGDRSSIPPRSPVAGAQSVPADPTALPGNGARVVARPAEQAQQEDRADGR comes from the coding sequence ATGCTGCGGCTGTTCGTACGTCTCGTACGACGACCGCTGCTTCCGGCTGTCCGGCTGTGGCGCCGCAACATCCAGCTCCGGGTGGTCGCGGCCACCCTGCTGATCTCGCTCTCCGTGGTCCTGGCCCTGGGCTTCGTCGTCATCGCTCAGGTCAGCAAGGGTCTCCTCGACGCGAAGGAGGAAGCCGCGCAGAGCCAGGCCGCGGGCGGGTTCGCGGTGGCGCAGGAGAAGGCCAACACCCCCGCGACCGTGGACGGGCCCGACGCAACCGACAACAAGGTCGGCCGTGACGCCAGTACGTGGATGAACTCCCTGGTCAAGCAGCTGGCCAGTGGTGGGCAGACCGCCTTCGAGGTGGCCGCGCTCGGTGCCGGCACCGGGGAGCAGTCGCAGCCCGGCGCGCAGGGCGTCCGCGGTGCCCGCGCCTCCGGGAACGTGGATCCGACGGCCAGCGTGCCGATCAGCCTGCGGCGGGCCGTCAACCACGCCACCGGCACGTTCAAGACCTTCTCGGAGATCCGCTACACCAGCGGGGCGGACAAGAAGGAGCCCGAGCCGGCGCTGGTCGTCGGCAAGCGGCTGACCGACATCAACGGCGATCCGTACGACCTGTACTACCTCTTCCCGCTCACGCAGGAGGAGGAGTCCCTCAATCTGATCAAGGTCACCATCGTGACCGCGGGGCTGTTCGTCGTCGTCCTGCTCTGCGGTATCGCCTGGCTCGTCGTACGCCAGGTGGTGACCCCGGTCCGGATGGCCGCCGGGATCGCCGAGCGGCTCTCGGCCGGGCGGCTCCAGGAGCGGATGAAGGTCACCGGCGAGGACGACATCGCCCGCCTGGGCGAGGCCTTCAACAAGATGGCGCAGAACCTCCAGAGCAAGATCCAGCAGCTGGAGGAGCTGTCCCGGATGCAGCGCCGGTTCGTCTCGGACGTCAGCCACGAGCTGCGGACCCCGCTGACGACGGTGCGGATGGCCGCTGACGTCATCCACGACGCCCGCGTCGACTTCGACCCGGTGACGGCGCGCTCCGCCGAGCTGCTCGCCGGGCAGCTCGACCGCTTCGAGTCGCTCCTCGCCGACCTGCTGGAGATCAGCCGCTTCGACGCCGGGGCGGCGGCCCTGGAGGCCGAGCCGATCGACCTGCGCGAGGTGGTGCGCCGCGTCATCGACGGGGCGGAGCCGCTCGCGGAGCACAAGGGCACCCGGATCCGGGTCCTCGGCGATTCCCAGCCGGTGATCGCCGAGGCGGACTCGCGGCGCGTCGAGCGGGTGCTGCGCAACCTCGTCGTCAACGCCGTGGAGCACGGTGAGGGGCGGGACGTGGTGGTCCGGCTGGCGTCCGCGGGCGGGGCCGTCGCCGTCGCCGTACGCGACTACGGCGTCGGGCTCAAGCCCGGTGAGGCGACCCGCGTCTTCAACCGTTTCTGGCGGGCCGACCCGGCGCGGGCGCGCACGACCGGCGGGACCGGCCTCGGCCTGTCCATCGCCGTCGAGGACGCCCGGCTGCACGGCGGCTGGCTCCAGGCCTGGGGCGAGCCGGGCGGCGGCTCGCAGTTCCGGCTGACGCTGCCGCGCACGGCGGACGAGCCGCTGCGGGGCTCGCCCATCCCGCTGGAGCCCGAGGACTCCCGGGCGAACCGGGCCAGGGCCGCCGCGGACGCCGCGGCCTCGGACACCGGGGCGGAGCGCCCGGCGGCCGATGCCGGGGACCGCTCGTCGATACCGCCGCGCTCGCCCGTCGCCGGGGCGCAGTCGGTGCCCGCCGACCCGACCGCTCTGCCGGGGAACGGGGCCCGGGTCGTGGCCCGCCCCGCCGAGCAGGCACAACAGGAGGATCGAGCCGATGGACGGTGA
- a CDS encoding LpqB family beta-propeller domain-containing protein: MDGEPVDARWGSARVKGRRLRTVRAYAFPAAGLLLAGCASMPDSGEIRAVQASQGVDSQVRVFGVPPADKATPAEIVDGFLEAMTSDDPQLETARKYLTPAAAKSWKPGSAVTVLSSGLNRVAVRGEKDPEGPRWKVTGKKLATVDEHSAYQPQTGAREYEEQLQLVQDEDKQWRISTPPSGLVLSESDFQRIYMPVNKYYFAGSTLVADPVYVRQRTDPDSRMDPTTQTVQSLLAGPSRWLAPVVESSFPTGTELRTGTKSLSYDGQNTLRVPLNDKVGNVAQPQCKKMATQLLYTVKDLTGSRLDQVELLRSSDDKTSSLCSVTSVSADAIANRPKIPEFQYFVDNEKRLVRMKLDVSSEDQQTRTEPVPGPLAAVPVFKVSSAAVSHDERRAAVVSEDGHGLYVVSLVGGGPMPAQVPIGKGGKAETLTAPSWDASGDVWVADRDPQHPGLWRVPGGTAAPERVQVAGLDGQRIASLKVSADGARIALLLEKDANSKILYIGRIERPDAKGDVSAVSVRELRPAAPQMENVTTMSWAPRGRLLVVGREKGGVQQARYMLADGSMVAASLPGATGLAEVAVAAAEDESKPKPVLAFSEDGIVWLPPGAQWRTVVEGGRSPVYPG; this comes from the coding sequence ATGGACGGTGAGCCCGTGGACGCGCGGTGGGGGAGCGCACGGGTGAAGGGCCGGCGCCTGCGCACGGTGCGGGCGTACGCCTTCCCAGCGGCCGGGCTGCTCCTGGCGGGGTGCGCCTCGATGCCCGACAGCGGCGAGATCCGCGCGGTGCAGGCCTCGCAGGGCGTGGACTCGCAGGTGCGGGTGTTCGGCGTACCGCCCGCGGACAAGGCCACTCCGGCGGAGATCGTCGACGGCTTCCTGGAGGCGATGACCAGCGACGACCCGCAGCTGGAGACCGCCCGCAAGTACCTCACGCCGGCCGCCGCGAAGTCCTGGAAGCCCGGCTCCGCCGTCACCGTGCTCTCTTCCGGCCTCAACCGGGTCGCGGTCCGGGGCGAGAAGGACCCCGAGGGGCCCCGCTGGAAGGTGACCGGCAAGAAGCTCGCGACCGTCGACGAGCACAGCGCGTACCAGCCGCAGACCGGGGCGAGGGAGTACGAGGAACAGCTCCAGCTCGTCCAGGACGAGGACAAGCAGTGGCGCATCTCGACGCCGCCGAGCGGCCTCGTGCTCAGCGAGTCGGACTTCCAGCGCATCTACATGCCGGTGAACAAGTACTACTTCGCGGGCAGCACGCTCGTCGCCGACCCGGTCTACGTGCGCCAGCGCACCGACCCCGATTCGCGGATGGACCCGACCACGCAGACGGTGCAGTCGCTGCTCGCCGGGCCGTCCCGGTGGCTCGCGCCGGTCGTGGAGTCCAGCTTCCCCACCGGTACGGAACTGCGCACGGGCACCAAGTCCCTCTCGTACGACGGCCAGAACACGCTGCGCGTGCCGCTGAACGACAAGGTGGGCAACGTCGCGCAGCCGCAGTGCAAGAAGATGGCCACCCAACTCCTCTACACCGTCAAGGACCTGACGGGCTCTCGGCTCGACCAGGTCGAACTGCTGCGCTCCAGTGACGACAAGACGTCGTCGCTGTGCTCGGTGACCTCGGTGAGCGCGGACGCGATCGCCAACCGGCCCAAGATTCCCGAGTTCCAGTACTTCGTGGACAACGAGAAGCGGCTGGTCCGGATGAAGCTCGACGTGAGCAGCGAGGACCAGCAGACCCGTACCGAGCCGGTGCCGGGGCCGTTGGCGGCCGTTCCCGTGTTCAAGGTCAGCTCGGCGGCGGTCTCGCACGACGAGCGGCGCGCGGCCGTGGTCTCTGAGGACGGGCACGGGCTGTACGTCGTGTCGCTGGTCGGGGGCGGGCCGATGCCGGCGCAGGTGCCGATCGGCAAGGGCGGCAAGGCGGAGACGCTGACGGCGCCGAGCTGGGACGCCTCGGGCGACGTGTGGGTCGCGGACCGGGATCCGCAGCACCCGGGGCTGTGGCGGGTGCCGGGCGGGACCGCAGCGCCCGAGAGGGTGCAGGTGGCGGGGCTCGACGGCCAGCGGATCGCCTCGCTGAAGGTGTCCGCCGACGGCGCGCGGATCGCGCTGCTGCTGGAGAAGGACGCCAACAGCAAGATCCTTTACATCGGGCGGATCGAGCGGCCCGACGCGAAGGGCGACGTCTCCGCGGTGTCGGTGCGCGAGCTGCGTCCCGCGGCGCCGCAGATGGAGAACGTGACGACGATGAGCTGGGCCCCGCGGGGCCGGCTGCTGGTGGTGGGCCGGGAGAAGGGCGGGGTGCAGCAGGCCCGCTACATGCTGGCGGACGGCTCGATGGTCGCGGCGAGCCTGCCGGGGGCCACGGGGCTGGCCGAGGTCGCGGTCGCGGCCGCGGAGGACGAGTCGAAGCCGAAGCCGGTGCTGGCGTTCTCCGAGGACGGGATCGTCTGGCTGCCGCCGGGGGCGCAGTGGCGCACGGTGGTCGAGGGCGGCCGGTCCCCGGTCTACCCGGGCTGA
- a CDS encoding ComF family protein, with product MRGWWQELAGLVLPVDCAGCGAVRVLVCADCRGALSGAVAGLVRPSPRPEGLPVVQAAAAYEGAVRAVLLAHKERGALPLAGVLGAALAAAVLAGGTAPGRGEVALVPVPSARRQVRARGHDPARRIALAAAGRLRRAGVPARVAPVLGLRRAVADQAGLGARQRRENLAGALAVRRDGARLTGGARIVLVDDVVTTGATLAEAARAVRAAGLVGGPAAGPGAVLRAAVVAAPADSFARGPRTGAR from the coding sequence ATGCGGGGGTGGTGGCAGGAGCTCGCCGGGCTGGTCCTGCCGGTGGACTGCGCCGGGTGCGGTGCCGTCCGCGTACTGGTGTGCGCCGACTGCAGGGGCGCGCTCAGCGGGGCCGTGGCGGGGCTGGTGCGGCCGTCTCCTCGTCCCGAGGGGCTGCCGGTGGTACAGGCGGCCGCCGCCTACGAGGGAGCCGTACGCGCCGTTCTGCTGGCCCACAAGGAGCGCGGGGCGCTCCCGCTGGCCGGGGTGCTGGGCGCCGCGCTGGCGGCGGCCGTCCTGGCGGGCGGGACGGCGCCCGGGCGGGGCGAGGTGGCGCTGGTGCCGGTCCCGTCGGCGCGGCGGCAGGTGCGGGCGCGCGGGCACGATCCGGCGCGCAGGATCGCCCTGGCCGCGGCGGGGCGGCTGCGGCGGGCCGGGGTTCCCGCGCGCGTGGCGCCCGTACTGGGGCTGCGGCGGGCGGTGGCGGACCAGGCGGGCCTGGGGGCCCGGCAGCGCCGGGAGAACCTCGCCGGGGCGCTGGCGGTGCGCCGGGACGGGGCACGGCTGACGGGCGGGGCCCGGATCGTACTGGTGGACGACGTGGTCACCACCGGGGCGACGCTGGCCGAGGCGGCACGGGCGGTGCGTGCGGCGGGTCTGGTGGGCGGACCGGCGGCGGGGCCGGGAGCCGTGCTGCGGGCAGCCGTGGTCGCCGCGCCGGCCGACTCCTTCGCGCGGGGTCCCCGGACGGGGGCGCGGTGA